A part of Paraliobacillus zengyii genomic DNA contains:
- the ilvC gene encoding ketol-acid reductoisomerase, which yields MAKVLYHNDIQEEVLKSKKIAVIGYGSQGHAHALNLKESGFDVVVGLRKGKSWDKAVEDGVEVKTVAEATKAADVVMILLPDENQPTIYKESIEANLEAGNALVFAHGFNVHFNQVVPPADVDVFLVAPKGPGHLVRRTFEEGAGVPALYGIYQDYTGKATETALAYAKGIGAGRAGILQTSFQEETETDLFGEQAVLCGGVSSLVKAGFETLTEAGYQPEVAYFECMHELKLIVDLMYEGGLEGMRYSISDTAQWGDYVSGPRVVNAETKARMKDVLTDIQTGVFAKGWILENQANRPQFNAITASENKHQIEKVGKELRELMPFVNQRAKAKKEVVKNDSN from the coding sequence ATGGCAAAAGTACTTTATCACAACGATATTCAAGAAGAGGTTCTAAAATCTAAAAAAATCGCAGTTATTGGATATGGCTCTCAAGGTCATGCACATGCATTAAACTTAAAAGAAAGTGGTTTTGATGTTGTTGTTGGTCTTCGCAAAGGTAAATCATGGGACAAAGCAGTTGAAGACGGTGTAGAAGTTAAAACAGTCGCTGAAGCTACTAAAGCAGCAGACGTTGTTATGATTCTATTACCTGATGAAAATCAACCTACTATTTATAAGGAAAGTATTGAAGCAAACTTAGAAGCTGGTAATGCATTAGTATTCGCACATGGTTTTAATGTTCATTTTAATCAAGTCGTACCTCCAGCAGATGTAGATGTATTCTTAGTAGCGCCAAAAGGACCTGGACATCTTGTTCGTCGTACTTTTGAAGAAGGTGCTGGTGTACCTGCACTTTATGGTATTTATCAAGATTATACTGGTAAAGCAACTGAAACCGCTCTTGCATACGCTAAAGGAATTGGTGCGGGACGTGCTGGAATTCTACAAACTTCATTCCAGGAAGAAACAGAAACAGATCTTTTCGGTGAGCAAGCTGTCCTTTGTGGTGGTGTAAGTAGCTTAGTAAAAGCTGGATTTGAAACTCTTACAGAGGCTGGTTACCAACCAGAAGTTGCTTATTTTGAATGTATGCATGAACTTAAATTGATTGTTGACTTGATGTATGAAGGTGGACTTGAAGGAATGCGTTACTCTATCTCTGATACAGCGCAATGGGGAGATTATGTTTCTGGACCACGCGTTGTGAATGCAGAGACAAAAGCTCGCATGAAAGACGTATTAACTGATATTCAAACAGGTGTATTTGCTAAAGGTTGGATTTTAGAGAACCAAGCAAACCGTCCACAGTTTAACGCTATTACTGCTTCAGAAAATAAACACCAAATTGAAAAAGTTGGGAAAGAACTTCGTGAGTTAATGCCCTTTGTAAATCAAAGAGCAAAAGCTAAGAAAGAAGTGGTCAAGAATGACTCGAATTAA
- the leuC gene encoding 3-isopropylmalate dehydratase large subunit, with protein sequence MGKAKTVIEKIWDKHVVHQEEGKPDLLYIDLHLVHEVTSPQAFEGLRLQGRTVRQPNRTFATMDHNVPTVHRNVIKDEVSKKQMDQLKINCKEFGVPLAGINHRHQGIVHVIGPELGLTQPGKTIVCGDSHTSTHGAFGALAFGIGTSEVEHVLATQTIWQAKPKTLNVKIDGKLGVGITAKDLILAIIGKFGVKFGTGYVIEYTGEAIRNLSMEGRMTICNMSIEAGARAGLVSPDDTTIDYLRGKKYIPEDEDAFNQLAADWRALATDEGASYDAMVEMDAAEIEPQVTWGTNPSMCIPISANIPSPDDATSENDRNEIKSALEYMGLEAGKPISSVTIEHVFIGSCTNSRLADLQRAAEIINGRKVHPNVRAMVVPGSQSVKTAAEELGLDRIFIDAGFEWRGAGCSMCLAMNDDVVPSGERCASTSNRNFEGRQGTGAQTHLVSPEMAAAAAIEGHFVDVRNLPVGV encoded by the coding sequence ATGGGAAAAGCCAAAACAGTTATCGAAAAAATCTGGGATAAACATGTTGTCCATCAAGAAGAAGGTAAACCAGATCTTCTCTACATTGACCTTCACCTTGTTCATGAAGTTACCTCCCCTCAAGCTTTTGAGGGATTGCGTTTGCAAGGACGGACGGTTCGTCAACCAAATCGAACATTTGCTACGATGGATCACAACGTACCTACTGTGCACCGAAATGTTATTAAAGATGAAGTATCAAAAAAACAAATGGATCAACTAAAAATAAACTGTAAAGAATTCGGTGTACCTTTGGCAGGTATTAATCACCGTCATCAAGGTATTGTACACGTCATTGGTCCAGAACTTGGTTTAACACAGCCTGGAAAGACCATTGTATGTGGAGATAGCCATACATCGACACACGGTGCTTTTGGTGCACTAGCGTTTGGTATTGGTACAAGTGAAGTAGAACATGTTCTTGCTACACAAACTATCTGGCAAGCAAAACCGAAAACGTTGAATGTTAAAATCGATGGTAAATTAGGTGTTGGTATTACAGCTAAAGATTTAATACTTGCAATAATTGGTAAATTCGGCGTTAAATTTGGAACTGGTTATGTCATTGAATATACTGGTGAGGCAATTCGAAATCTTTCTATGGAAGGCCGAATGACTATCTGTAATATGTCCATTGAGGCTGGAGCGCGTGCCGGGTTAGTTAGTCCTGATGATACAACGATTGATTATCTTCGCGGAAAAAAATATATACCAGAAGATGAAGATGCTTTTAACCAGTTGGCTGCAGACTGGAGAGCACTAGCTACTGATGAAGGTGCTAGTTATGATGCGATGGTAGAAATGGATGCTGCTGAAATTGAACCGCAAGTTACTTGGGGAACAAATCCTAGTATGTGTATTCCAATAAGCGCTAATATTCCTAGTCCAGATGATGCAACTTCTGAGAATGATAGAAATGAAATAAAAAGCGCATTAGAATATATGGGACTAGAAGCAGGCAAACCAATATCATCGGTAACAATCGAGCATGTTTTTATCGGATCTTGTACAAATTCACGGCTAGCTGATTTACAACGTGCGGCAGAGATTATTAACGGTAGAAAAGTCCACCCGAATGTACGTGCTATGGTCGTACCTGGTTCACAATCTGTTAAAACAGCTGCTGAAGAACTTGGATTAGATCGGATCTTTATCGATGCTGGTTTTGAATGGCGCGGAGCCGGTTGTAGTATGTGTCTTGCAATGAATGATGATGTTGTACCTTCTGGTGAGCGTTGTGCCTCTACTTCAAATCGCAACTTTGAAGGTCGTCAAGGTACTGGTGCACAAACACATCTAGTTAGTCCAGAAATGGCGGCTGCAGCTGCAATTGAAGGCCACTTTGTTGATGTTCGCAACTTGCCTGTAGGTGTGTAA
- the leuB gene encoding 3-isopropylmalate dehydrogenase yields the protein MEKNIVLLPGDGIGPEIIDATTEVLSVIATKFGHSFTFDSQAIGGSAIDLYDTPLPDQTIAACKQADAVLLGAVGGPKWDNNPSHLRPERGLLGIRKALDLYANLRPVKGFKKLLSASPLKAEVINGSDLLIVRELTGGLYFGTPSERRDNGNAVVDTLSYSRYEMERIIDKGFQSAQLRNKKLTSVDKANVLESSKLWREIVEEKKAAYPDVEVDHLLVDAAAMKLITNPSQFDVIVTENMFGDILSDEASVLTGSLGMLPSASLAENGVGLYEPAHGSAPDIAGLGIANPIATLLSAALMLRYSFSFEEEAALIEEAIEACIDKGYYTADLQVQSGEKVNTQEMTEAIIAYIEQK from the coding sequence ATGGAAAAAAATATTGTACTTCTTCCCGGTGATGGAATTGGACCTGAAATTATCGATGCTACAACAGAAGTCCTCTCGGTTATTGCAACTAAATTTGGTCATAGCTTTACATTTGATTCACAAGCAATTGGAGGTAGTGCTATCGATCTATATGACACACCTCTTCCCGATCAAACGATTGCAGCTTGTAAACAAGCAGATGCCGTTTTATTAGGTGCAGTAGGTGGGCCGAAATGGGATAACAACCCTTCCCACTTACGACCTGAGCGTGGCCTTCTAGGCATTCGTAAAGCATTAGATTTATACGCTAATTTACGCCCAGTAAAAGGTTTCAAAAAACTATTAAGTGCTTCTCCATTAAAAGCAGAAGTTATTAACGGTAGTGACTTATTAATCGTTAGAGAGTTAACTGGTGGTTTATATTTCGGAACTCCTAGTGAACGACGTGATAACGGTAATGCGGTAGTCGATACATTGAGTTATAGTCGTTATGAAATGGAACGAATTATCGATAAAGGGTTTCAAAGCGCGCAATTACGTAACAAGAAACTTACTTCAGTTGATAAAGCAAATGTTTTAGAATCTAGTAAACTATGGCGAGAAATTGTCGAAGAAAAAAAAGCTGCCTATCCAGATGTCGAAGTAGATCATTTACTAGTAGATGCTGCCGCAATGAAATTAATTACAAATCCTAGCCAATTTGATGTAATTGTTACAGAGAATATGTTTGGAGATATTTTAAGCGATGAAGCTTCTGTCTTAACAGGTTCTTTAGGAATGCTACCATCTGCAAGCTTAGCTGAAAATGGCGTTGGTTTATATGAACCAGCACATGGTTCAGCACCAGATATTGCCGGTTTAGGGATAGCGAACCCTATTGCAACATTATTATCAGCTGCTTTGATGTTACGCTACTCTTTTTCATTCGAAGAAGAAGCAGCTTTAATCGAAGAAGCAATTGAAGCGTGTATAGACAAAGGATACTATACTGCTGATTTACAAGTTCAAAGTGGAGAAAAAGTAAACACACAGGAAATGACTGAAGCTATTATTGCTTACATCGAGCAAAAATAA
- a CDS encoding 2-isopropylmalate synthase produces MTRIKIFDTTLRDGEQSPGVNLNQIEKLEIAKQLERLGVDVMEAGFPASSQGDFDAVQKIADTIENVTVTALARAFKSDIDRAWEAIKNAKKPRIHVFIATSPIHLEYKLKKTAEEVTDIAVNMVRYAKEKCDDIEWSAEDASRTELPFLASIIEKVIDAGATVINLPDTVGFTTPKEYGEMFRYIKENVPNIDKVDLSCHCHDDLGMAAANSIAAVQNGATQIEGTINGIGERAGNVALEELAVAFKIREDFYPYTTNLTLKEIKRTSDLISKLTGMVVPGNKAVVGRNAFAHESGIHQDGVLKNAQTYEIITPELVGIQSNNLVLGKHSGKHAFKDKIEQLEFTLTDEQITEAFKSFKLLTDRKKEVTEDDLFVILTDIQTDLSTRKKYELLSFQVQYGSHNLPTATVALNTPEGKRVETARTGQGSVEALYNTIEALIEEKIQLTDFTLNSIGKGTDALAEVHVSMTVEEYQTSMSGRGTAQDVLEAAAHAFINAINRIFLTKNNTKKIDASENI; encoded by the coding sequence ATGACTCGAATTAAAATATTTGATACCACACTACGGGACGGCGAACAGTCCCCTGGTGTGAATTTGAATCAAATTGAAAAACTTGAAATTGCTAAACAATTAGAACGCTTGGGTGTTGATGTTATGGAGGCAGGTTTTCCTGCTTCCTCCCAAGGTGATTTTGATGCCGTTCAAAAAATTGCAGATACAATCGAAAATGTTACGGTTACAGCTTTAGCACGAGCGTTTAAATCAGATATTGATCGTGCCTGGGAAGCGATTAAAAATGCTAAAAAACCAAGAATACATGTTTTTATCGCAACCTCCCCTATTCACTTGGAATATAAGTTAAAAAAGACCGCTGAAGAAGTAACAGATATTGCAGTTAACATGGTACGTTATGCGAAAGAAAAATGTGATGATATCGAATGGTCAGCAGAAGATGCATCTCGAACTGAATTACCTTTTTTAGCATCTATTATTGAGAAAGTAATTGATGCCGGTGCAACCGTAATTAACTTGCCTGATACTGTAGGATTTACGACACCAAAAGAATATGGAGAAATGTTTCGGTATATTAAAGAAAATGTACCAAATATCGACAAAGTTGATTTATCTTGTCACTGCCATGATGACCTTGGAATGGCAGCAGCAAACTCTATTGCAGCCGTTCAGAATGGTGCGACACAAATTGAAGGTACAATTAATGGTATTGGAGAACGGGCAGGTAATGTTGCTTTAGAGGAATTGGCCGTTGCTTTTAAAATACGAGAAGATTTTTACCCTTACACTACTAATTTAACGTTAAAGGAAATAAAGCGAACGAGCGATCTAATAAGTAAACTTACTGGAATGGTTGTTCCCGGTAATAAAGCCGTTGTTGGTCGTAATGCATTTGCTCATGAATCTGGTATTCACCAAGATGGTGTACTGAAAAATGCACAAACATATGAAATTATCACTCCTGAATTGGTTGGTATTCAATCCAATAACTTGGTTCTAGGTAAGCACTCTGGAAAACATGCTTTTAAAGATAAAATTGAACAACTCGAATTCACTTTAACAGATGAACAAATTACAGAAGCTTTTAAATCTTTTAAACTTTTAACAGATAGAAAAAAAGAAGTAACCGAAGATGATCTATTTGTTATATTAACTGATATTCAAACCGATTTAAGTACACGTAAAAAATATGAGTTACTTTCTTTTCAAGTTCAGTACGGTTCCCATAACTTGCCCACTGCAACAGTTGCGTTAAATACACCAGAGGGCAAAAGAGTTGAAACAGCACGCACTGGTCAAGGAAGTGTAGAAGCTTTATATAATACGATTGAAGCATTAATTGAAGAAAAAATACAACTTACTGATTTTACCTTAAATTCAATTGGTAAAGGTACAGATGCACTAGCAGAAGTACATGTAAGTATGACTGTAGAAGAATACCAGACTTCTATGAGTGGCCGTGGTACTGCTCAGGATGTATTAGAAGCTGCTGCTCACGCATTTATAAATGCAATAAACAGAATTTTCTTAACTAAAAATAATACTAAAAAAATAGATGCATCTGAAAATATCTAA